From Pseudoxanthomonas sp. YR558, the proteins below share one genomic window:
- a CDS encoding DUF6122 family protein gives MPEFEFRPVFHLVLHVIVPLAVARLFWPTQWRRAALWMLAGWVIDLDHLLADPIYAPGRCSIGFHPLHTWPAIAVYAGLTVPKKTRWFGIGLLIHVALDGIDCLMM, from the coding sequence ATGCCCGAGTTCGAGTTCCGCCCCGTCTTCCATCTCGTGCTGCACGTCATCGTGCCGCTGGCGGTGGCGCGCCTGTTCTGGCCCACGCAGTGGAGGCGCGCCGCGCTGTGGATGCTCGCTGGGTGGGTGATCGACCTCGACCACCTGCTGGCCGACCCGATCTACGCTCCCGGGCGCTGCAGCATCGGCTTCCATCCGCTGCACACCTGGCCGGCCATCGCGGTGTATGCGGGCCTGACCGTGCCGAAGAAGACCCGGTGGTTCGGCATCGGCCTGCTGATCCACGTCGCGCTGGATGGCATCGACTGCCTGATGATGTAA
- a CDS encoding DUF1801 domain-containing protein translates to MPTKKTAVKTSAPRLLSGGNPQIPKGEGDAPVRAYLSAVPGWKKAVAQRLDALVEETVPGVRKAVKWNSPFYGAPAAEGWFLSFHCFERYLKVTFFRGQSLKPVPPETSKVADVRYVHLREGEAFDEVQLADWITQASRLPGEKM, encoded by the coding sequence ATGCCCACGAAGAAGACGGCGGTGAAGACGTCAGCGCCACGCCTGCTGTCCGGCGGCAATCCTCAGATCCCGAAGGGCGAGGGCGATGCACCGGTGCGCGCCTATCTGTCGGCCGTGCCGGGGTGGAAGAAAGCCGTCGCCCAGCGCCTCGATGCACTCGTCGAAGAAACCGTGCCAGGCGTGCGCAAGGCGGTGAAATGGAACTCGCCCTTCTACGGCGCGCCCGCCGCGGAGGGATGGTTCCTCTCGTTCCATTGCTTCGAACGCTATCTCAAGGTGACCTTCTTCCGGGGTCAATCGCTGAAGCCGGTACCGCCGGAAACCTCGAAGGTGGCCGATGTCCGTTACGTCCACCTGCGCGAAGGCGAGGCGTTCGACGAAGTGCAGCTGGCGGACTGGATCACGCAGGCGAGCCGGTTGCCCGGCGAAAAGATGTAG
- a CDS encoding DUF1801 domain-containing protein, whose protein sequence is MTTAPKDTSEASRRIDARIDELRDWRGDVLARVRALIHDADPNVVEDVKWVKPTNPHGVPTWSHDGLVCTGEVYKAYVKLTFAHGAKLDDPDDLFNASLDGGTRRAIDVRERDVLDSTAFKALFLRAVTFNKAKKAKA, encoded by the coding sequence ATGACCACCGCCCCGAAGGACACCAGCGAAGCGTCGCGCCGCATCGATGCGCGCATCGACGAACTGCGCGATTGGCGCGGCGACGTGCTGGCGCGCGTGCGCGCCCTGATCCACGACGCCGATCCGAATGTCGTGGAAGACGTGAAATGGGTCAAGCCAACCAATCCGCACGGCGTACCGACGTGGTCGCATGACGGGCTGGTGTGCACTGGCGAGGTCTACAAGGCCTACGTGAAGCTGACCTTCGCCCACGGCGCCAAGCTCGATGACCCGGACGATCTCTTCAACGCCAGTCTCGACGGCGGGACGCGCCGTGCCATCGACGTCCGCGAACGCGATGTGCTGGATTCGACGGCCTTCAAGGCGCTGTTCCTGCGCGCGGTGACGTTCAACAAGGCCAAGAAGGCCAAGGCCTGA
- a CDS encoding prolyl oligopeptidase family serine peptidase: MRLLMRGTAALLVLMAVCGGAPAHARLIKPGTVPTLKADEGLLVVGIDSNMPLVRVKVRKDNAVFGGGDMKDLPEGRSLRLYALPAGRYEWSQLRPVRYFTYDLRNEPEFEFVIEPGRINYAGDLQFRARTIRDSRFHIANRSLGVIDWLKKEHPQVYAGYELTYTGHYPDPFPAFYRDVVRSAGNAPVVDAPLAAPPKPATLPLPVRTLWKEDRVLSARINPAGTLVAVHVHSTEKRWDVELVDLMAGTVSTLASSSSAFGGIRWANDRVVLMPISEEGAEEIHAARIQEPVGGKRAIERYKLPRKGFLIDTLPGDENQILFGSIGSYGELLVHRMDISSADAAARFRFHLRDRLNIGVKDDLRWFTDGRGRLRVALAMRDDTRPRTPDGDEEGDDEPPQRLVLMHGADGVFREVMEIEDEEPFSPEGVSSDGSLIYGITEKDRAQKELVAFDPVSKTITRTVFSKPGVDVVTALFDDAHNVIGVGYYQGGLFVSEYFDASASAQGRLLTEAFPGKTVVVGDRSRDGKQMLVWVEAGDQPAQLYHLDGAARRATLLDETMPDLPSSTLAPSKAFTFKGVDGTPLEAFITLPRTPGPHPLVVAPHGGPIGISDKLHFDPEVQFLASLGYAVLRVNFRGSEGYGKAFREKGHRNYGTAIEDDIDAAIGYATANYPLDASRMCAVGTSYGGYSSMIMAIRWPQRFRCAVTIAGVSDRILFFTASDGGRVKRVRETMEKLIGNPHTDLAAMQASSPIYQYRDLKVPVMIVHGTEDVRVDLEHARRLQRMLQIDGRPPVGLVFEKEGHGVEKIDNVETMWTGIAGFLQAHLGASPVPATKAAAP; encoded by the coding sequence ATGCGTCTTTTAATGCGCGGCACGGCGGCGTTGCTGGTGCTCATGGCAGTGTGTGGGGGAGCGCCGGCGCATGCGCGGCTGATCAAGCCAGGTACGGTGCCGACGCTTAAAGCGGACGAGGGCCTGCTAGTGGTGGGCATCGACAGCAACATGCCGCTGGTGCGGGTCAAGGTGCGGAAGGACAACGCCGTGTTCGGCGGCGGCGACATGAAGGATCTGCCAGAAGGTCGCAGCCTGCGCCTGTATGCGCTGCCCGCCGGTCGATACGAATGGTCGCAGCTGCGGCCAGTGCGTTACTTCACCTACGACCTGCGGAACGAGCCGGAATTCGAGTTCGTCATCGAGCCTGGCCGGATCAACTATGCCGGCGACCTCCAGTTCCGTGCCAGGACCATCCGCGACAGCAGGTTCCATATCGCCAATCGCAGCCTGGGCGTGATCGACTGGTTGAAGAAAGAGCATCCTCAGGTCTATGCCGGGTACGAACTGACCTATACGGGGCACTACCCGGATCCGTTCCCAGCGTTCTATCGCGACGTGGTGCGGAGCGCGGGGAACGCGCCGGTGGTCGACGCGCCCCTGGCCGCTCCCCCGAAACCCGCAACGCTCCCCTTGCCGGTGCGTACGCTGTGGAAAGAGGATCGCGTGCTCAGCGCACGGATCAACCCCGCCGGCACGCTGGTGGCCGTGCATGTGCACAGCACCGAGAAGCGTTGGGATGTGGAACTGGTGGATCTGATGGCCGGCACGGTCAGTACGTTGGCGAGCAGCAGTTCGGCGTTTGGTGGCATCCGCTGGGCGAACGATCGCGTGGTACTGATGCCTATCAGCGAGGAGGGTGCCGAGGAGATCCATGCTGCCCGGATCCAGGAGCCCGTGGGTGGAAAGCGGGCGATCGAGCGCTACAAGCTGCCGCGCAAGGGCTTTCTCATCGACACACTGCCGGGGGACGAGAACCAGATTCTGTTCGGCAGTATCGGCAGTTACGGCGAACTGTTGGTGCACCGCATGGACATCAGCAGTGCGGATGCGGCGGCCCGCTTCCGCTTTCACCTGCGCGACCGCCTCAACATCGGCGTCAAGGACGACCTGCGCTGGTTCACCGACGGCCGCGGTCGCCTGCGTGTTGCGCTGGCGATGCGCGACGACACGCGGCCGCGCACGCCGGATGGGGACGAGGAGGGCGACGACGAGCCGCCCCAGCGCCTGGTGCTGATGCATGGTGCTGACGGCGTGTTCCGCGAGGTGATGGAGATCGAGGACGAGGAACCTTTCAGTCCCGAGGGTGTGTCGAGCGATGGCAGCCTGATCTACGGCATCACTGAGAAAGATCGCGCGCAGAAGGAGTTGGTGGCATTCGATCCGGTATCGAAGACCATCACCCGTACGGTATTCAGCAAGCCTGGCGTGGACGTGGTCACCGCCCTGTTCGACGACGCCCACAACGTGATCGGCGTGGGCTATTACCAGGGTGGCTTGTTCGTTAGCGAGTATTTCGACGCATCGGCGAGCGCGCAGGGACGTCTGTTGACCGAGGCTTTCCCCGGCAAGACCGTGGTCGTGGGTGATCGCAGTCGCGACGGCAAGCAGATGCTGGTGTGGGTCGAAGCGGGCGACCAGCCCGCGCAGCTCTACCACTTGGACGGCGCCGCGCGCCGCGCAACGCTACTCGACGAGACCATGCCCGATCTTCCGTCCTCGACGCTGGCACCCAGCAAGGCCTTCACCTTCAAGGGTGTGGACGGTACGCCGCTGGAAGCCTTCATCACGTTACCGCGCACACCCGGTCCTCATCCGCTCGTGGTGGCGCCGCATGGAGGGCCGATCGGCATCAGCGACAAGCTGCATTTCGATCCTGAAGTGCAATTCCTCGCCTCGCTGGGCTATGCGGTACTGAGGGTGAACTTCCGTGGCTCGGAAGGCTACGGCAAGGCCTTCCGCGAGAAGGGCCATCGCAACTACGGCACCGCGATCGAAGACGATATCGATGCTGCCATCGGCTACGCGACGGCGAACTATCCGCTGGACGCGTCGCGCATGTGCGCGGTGGGGACCAGCTACGGTGGCTACTCGTCGATGATCATGGCGATCCGCTGGCCGCAGCGCTTCCGTTGCGCGGTCACCATCGCCGGCGTCAGTGACCGCATCCTGTTCTTCACCGCCAGCGATGGCGGGCGCGTGAAGCGCGTGCGCGAGACCATGGAGAAGCTGATCGGCAATCCGCATACCGACCTGGCGGCCATGCAGGCGTCGTCGCCGATCTACCAGTACCGCGACCTCAAGGTGCCGGTGATGATCGTGCACGGCACCGAGGATGTCCGTGTGGACCTGGAGCACGCGCGTCGACTGCAGCGGATGCTGCAGATCGACGGCCGGCCGCCAGTGGGATTGGTGTTCGAGAAGGAGGGCCACGGCGTGGAGAAGATCGACAACGTCGAGACGATGTGGACCGGTATCGCCGGTTTCCTCCAGGCCCACCTGGGCGCGTCGCCCGTCCCCGCCACGAAGGCCGCCGCGCCCTGA